The following nucleotide sequence is from Corylus avellana chromosome ca7, CavTom2PMs-1.0.
ttcttttctttttcccctgtTCTGGTGTTACTTATGAAAATAATGAGTTTCGAAAATGATGAATTCAAGTCTGCTTTTTATCTCAAAAAATTTGTGCTAGTGTTCGCAAGGATGCCAAGAAGGATAACTTTTCTCAGCAATGGGAGGTCGCCACTGTTGGGGGTTAGCCAATAATATCATGGATCCTTGGGGATTCTATGTAGGCAAACCTGGCCCCGCACTTGGAGGGtctcctttgttttctttttcttggtagAACTTTAATGTAGATGCACCAAATCGTGTACAACAAAACAAGACATAAAGAAATCAAACAGCGAGGAACATGTCAAAGACTCTGTCTTAGCCTTATGTTCTACCCTCCAAAGACTAAAATGTGTTCATGCGCAATTGCCTGGCCATTACTGCACTATTGGAGATCCTTATTGAAGATATCTGGGGCCTAAATCCCCCAATGAATTTGCCCTGATATTTTCTGCTTAGCTGGCATATATTTGGCTTATAAAATCTCTCTCTAGGCCAATTGAATGGACAAGTAGTTCTGGGGAGTCAGATTTGCTTGATCACCAAGTGGTTCTACCACATGCTTGCTTGATGTGGAGCCCTGCTATTGACATCTCTTGATTCCATTGATTGGTGGTGTATTATCCTTCTGCAGTCTGCAGATATATGGCTGCTGAGGCTAGAGTCTGCGCCATAAAGGCTTTGCATAATGGCCTCAAGTCTAACTTGGTAGTAGTTGATATTGATGGTCGTGGCAATAGGAGAAGTAAATACACCGCCCATATTTTTTAGAACAGGGCTTCATTTCATGGTTAAGATTGAaagttaatgattttttttaaaaaaaggtgtGCCAACATTCATTTCATATACACCATTAGATATACAAACTTTTAATCATGAATACTATTAATTTCTTATAGTGATGGGTTGTAATGATATTAATAAGTTTGTGTGTTTTGTTGGATATGCTTGTTCCCACCCGTGAAATACAAACTTTTCcagctcaggaaaaaaaaaaaaagacatgcaAACTTTTCCCTTTGGACGTTTTCAAATTGAAGGAAGACCAAACACGTTTTCACGCAACCTCTAGTGATGACCTGCGGAATCTAGATAGAAACTTCAAACACCATGACAAATTTGATTACCTCATCGTTCGGTATTGCAGTTAATTAAGAATTAGTTCATGAGGCGTGTCTAACATTGTTTCTAGTATTTGTTTGTATCTAAATACAACGTATTATTCGTTCTCATCTCTAAACTAATGACTTTTTGTGTTTGTAAGGACCAATTAGTTCAAatgtctttttaaaaaagaccTCCATGTCCTTTTCTTGCAATTAACAATTAGTTCCTGATGCGTGtgtatctattttattttattttttttatttttatagtatttatattgaaattaaaattatatctaCATGGttggaaatttccttcaaatgtGTCACCTTCAATTAATCATTGGTCAATCTTTGTTAAAAagattatgagataaaaatgtgatttttagtattattcatttaaataaatatcaGTAATGCTactttaataaatataaaataaataaatgtaaaaaatagcatttttttaataaataattttatttgtgtACAGGGACGTTCAATATGAATATCATTGTTACCTGACCGATCTGCCAGATTCGAGCGTTTACTTTGACCAGCATCAAAGCTATGATTGCGATATTGCTTTTGATTCTCATGATGCTCCATGGATTTGAAGCTAATATTCAAAGTATTAGCtgaaaagtttgaaattttagacAGGTTGTGTTTTGGGGAATGAAAATGCCTACCAGGCAACAGTTTCCACGCTGTCCCAATTAAGAAGATATCATGAAGAAAAATTCAACGTGCCCTGCTTCTTAGAACTTTCCCCATAAACAAAATCCAACTACAACATGCCCAACCAAGTCGATTGATCATTCAACTTCCTTCAGATCTTGATCTTTCCACTTCAACCCAAAATGGGTTTCCTCTGTGTCACATGGGTTTTCATGATCTTGTTATTCTCAAGCTGTTCTTGGACTATGGCGCAGCAACCTTACGTGGGAAAGACCACAACAGATTGTGGAAATTACATGGATAATTCAACTTCTTCTCTTGGCTACTTCTATAATGGTCTGAACCAAAGTTGCCAAGCCTACCTCACCTTCAGATCTCAACCCCCCTACAACACTGTTCCTGCCATCTCTGCTTTCTTGGCCTCCGACGCGTACCAGCTCTCTCAAATTAATTCAGTTAACGACACTGCAACATTTGAAACCAACAGGTTGGTGCTTGTTCCAGTCAACTGCTCCCGTTCAGGTGAGTACTATCAAACAAACACAACTTACGTTGTCCAGACTGATGACACTTATTTTAAGATTGCTAATGACACCTTTCAAGCCCTTTCAACCTGTCAAGCTCTCcagaaacaaaatatataccCCGCTACCAGTTTAGCTGCTGGTGTTGGAATCACTGTTCCTCTTAGATGTGCTTGTCCTACAAAGAACCAAACTGATTTGGATGTCAATTATTTATTGAGTTACATTGTCAGTGAAGGTGAATCTGTTTCAAGCATTAGTGACAGATTTGGTGCAAGTACTGAGAAGACTTTGGAGGCTAATCAGCTTTCTCAAGAAactattattaatttcttcaccACGCTTCTAGTTCCACTTCAAGTCCCGCCATCAAGTTCTCAAACCATAGCTCCACCCCCGCCACCACCAGCATCGCCGCCGCCACCTCCTCCTACTTCTTCCTCTGATAAAAGCTCAAGTAAAACATGGGTTTATGTCCTTGTTGGGGTTCTTGGAGGAATTGCTCTTGTATTGGCCTCTGGAGCCATTTTATTCTACGCATTCTTCCGTAGAAGTAAGAAGAAATCTGATTCCAGTACCGTCTCTGATCACTTTGAGCCACGTGAGAAACCACCAGACAAAAAGGTTGAGGAAGAAGCGAAGGACTTCTTACAGAGCATATCTAGCATTTGTCTGTCCCTTAAAGTGTATAGTTTTAGGGAACTCCAACATGCAACAGATGGTTTCAACCCCAGTAGTTTGATTAAAGGATCTGTTTATCGTGGCACAATCAATGGGGATTTGGCGgccattaagaaaatgaatggCGATGTGTCGAAAGAGATCAATTTGTTGAACACGATCAACCATTCTAATATCATATGCCTCTCTGGCGTCTGCTTCAATGATGGTCATTGGTATCTTGTTTACGAATATGCTGCCAATGGACCCTTGAGTGATTGGATCTTTAACAGCAATAGCGATGGAAGACTTTTGAGCTGGACACAGAGAGTACAGATTCTATTGGATGTGGCCGCCGGGCTCAACTATCTCCATGGCTTCACTGCTCCTCCTCACGTCCACAAGGATATAAAGAGCAGCAACATTCTTCTGGAAAGTGATTTCAGGGCCAAGATTGCAAATTTTGGTCTGGCAAGATCAGCAGAAGGGCAGGAAGGTGAATTTGCCTTGACGAAGCACATCATTGGAACTAGAGGTTACATGGCTCCTGAGTATTTGGAAAATGGTTTTGTCTCCACAAAGCTTGATGTCTACGCATTTGGAGTCCTCATGCTGGAGACAGTGACTGGGAAAGAGGTTGCTTTGTATGAAGAGGAAAATATGCAGTTATCAGATGCCCTAAATGCTGTGCTTGGTGAGGATGATGGACAGGAGAGTTTGAGGCATTTCATAGATCCTTCCCTGCAACGGAATTATCCTTTGGAACTTGCTCTTTTTATGGTCAGGCTGATTGATAGTTGCTTGACCAAAAATCCAACTGGTCGACCTGATATGGATGAGATTACGCAGTCTCTCTCGAGAATCTTGAACACCTCACTGACCTGGGAATCTTCAAAGAATATATCTATGTAacaaagtttcttttttttttttttttgacatgatatGTAACAAAGTTTCAGTGGAAACTCTATGTCATAATAAATGAAACAGGATCATTTAAATAGTTAATGTATGTTTTACCGATTATTCTTCCCCTATTTCACGTTATTGCATTAGTTTCTTCTTAAAGATGGCATTTTTCAATCTTCAGTGTAGCCTAGGTTGATTGGTGGATACTTTTCATGAATTATAGTGAAAACTAGTCTACCATTCTAGAGAGAAGCCATTAAGGAACTTAGAGAAATTAGCAATATGGTGCCTGCCGATTGGATTTATTCAAAGCAGAAACCAGCCCGTTTGTCACctttaatgaaaatataaaagggGCAAGCAACCAAGATAGAACAGCTGAAATGAACTAAACTCGCCTTGTAGGAACTGAACTTTGGGCAAATCATTCACGATGTGTAGAGCAAGTAAACCAAGGTCAAGAATGGTAGAAGTCCTATATATGTGAAGATCATGTGTGTTTTACCAGAATTATATTTAAGATATGCTACATCAATTGCTGAAAATACATATGTATGACAATTTGTGTATCAATAGGATATCATTTCTATgtcagaaaatatatttatGGATCTTAATATGGACTTAGAAAGCCTGGCTCTAATTGATTAATGCACATATCACTCCTGTCCCATTCAGGGCAGGATAGGACTAGGACAGCCTGGATCAAACTCATTGAAGATTACATAAACTAGTGGGAATTGAAGATTCATCTATTTTCTTAATTCTAATGGTCTTTTCAATTACTGAAAGTTGGTCAAGAGTGCTTTACTTGAGAAGGAAGTATATGTGcgcaaaaatgtatttaacatAGATGTAAGGCCTAATAATGCATAATTCAataatggagagagagagagagatagagtccctgatatcataaacacaaattcAACATGCACTGCTTCTTAGAACTTTCTTCACAAATGGACAACTACAGCCGCACCAAAGTTGAAATTATACCCCACTGATCAACCTACTGTTTGCCATAGCCTCCTTCAAATCTTTCCACTTCAACCCAAAATGACTTTCCTCTCTGTCACTTCCATTTTCATAATCTTGTTATTCTCAAGCTGGTCCTTGATTCTGGCTCAGCAACCATATGTGGGAAAGGCCACAACAGGTTGTGGCAACACAGATAATTCAACTTCTTCTCTTGGCTACTTCTGTAATGGGCACCATATTGCTCATTTCTGCCATCTCATCTCTCTTGGCCACTGACCCATCCCAGCTCTCGCAAATTAATTCAGTTTCCGAGACTGCAACATTTCAAACCAACAAGTTGGTGCTTGTTCCAATCAACTGCTCCTGTTCAGGGGAGTTTTATCAAGCAAACACAACTTATGTTGTCCAGCATGGAGATACTTTTTGATTGCTATTAACAACTTCCATGGCCTTTCAACCTGTCAAGCTCTCAAGAATCAAAACAATATTCTCACTAGGAATTTATACTCTGGTACAAGAATCAATATTCCTCTTAGATGTGCATGTCCTACAAAGAACCAAACTGATGTTGATGTCAAGTATTTATTGAGTCACTTGGTCATTACCGGTGATTATGTTGCAAGCATTAGTGATAGGTTTAATGTAAATACTGAGAGGACTTTGAAGGCTAATGGGCTTTCTGAACAAAACTCCGTTATTTATCCCTTTACCACGCTTCTAGTTCCACTGCAAGACCCGCCATCAAGTTCTCAAACCATAGCACCACCACCATCTCCAACTTCTTCCTCTGAGAAAAGCTCAAGTAAAACCTGGGTTTATGTCCTTGTTGGGGCACTTGGAGGAATTGCTTTTTTATCAGTCTTTGGAGCTATAATATTCCTTGCATTCTTCTGTAGAAGTAAGAAGAAATCTAGTTCTATTATTGTCTCAGATCATGTGGAGGCACGTGAGAAACCACTACACAAGAAGGTTGAGGAAGAAGCTGAGGACTTCTTAGAGAGCATATCTAGTATTGCTCAGTCCGTTAAAGCGTATAATTTTAATGAGCTCCAACATGCAACAGATGATTTCAGCCCCAGTTGTTGGATTAAAGGATCTGTTTATCGTGGCAAGATCAATGGGAATTTGGCGGCCATTAAGAAGATGGAAGGAGATGTGccgaaagagataaatttattgAACACAATCAACCATTCTAATATTATATGTCTCTCTGGCGTCTGTTTCAATGATGGTCATTGGTATCTTGTTTATGAATATGCTGCCAATGGACCCTTGAATGATTGGATCTATAACAGCAATGGTGATGGAAAGCTTTTGAGCTGGACACAGAGAATACAGATTCTATTGGATGTGGCCACTGGGCTTAACTATCTCCACGGCTTCACTGCTCCTCCCCATGTCCACACGGATATAAAGAGCGGCAACATTCTTTTGGACAGCGATTTCAGGGCTAAGATTGCAAATTTTGGTCTGGGAAGGTTAGCAGAAGGGCAGGAAGGTCAATTTGCCTTGACAAAGCACATCATTGGAACTAGAGGTTAGATGGCCCCTGAGTATTTGGAAAATGGTTTTGTCTCCACAAAGCTTGATGTCTACGCATTTGGGGTTCTCCTGCTAGAGACAATGACTGGGAAAGAGGTTGCTGCTTTGTATGAAGAGGAAAATATGCAATTATTAGATGTCTTAAAAGCTATGCTTCTTGAGGAGGATGGACAAGAGAGTTTGGGGCACTTCATGGATCCTTCCCTCCAAGGGAATTATCCTTCAGAACTTGCTGTTTTCTTGGTCAGACTGATTGATAGTTGCGTAAAGAAAGATCCAGCTGGTCGACCTGCCATGGATGAGATTGTGCAGTCTCTCGTAAGAACCTTTAACACTTCACTGACCTGGGAATTGTCAAAGAACATATCACAGTAACAAAGTTCCAGTGGAAGCTCTATTTCATTTTAGAACAGGACCATTTAACCACTTAATGTATGTTTTCTTTGATATAATGTATGTATGATTATTCTTGCCCTATGTCATGTGAGGATTTCTTTGATATATGAATTGTGCTTATATCACAATGTTTTGCTTTAGTTTCGAGACTTTAACATTTTTGAATCTTATACAGTACACATTTCTCATCTTAGTGTAGGGTGTAGCCTGTGTAGTTTGTATGGTACTTCTCATGAATTACAGTCTCTCAAAGAACAATGAGCTACTGCCTACCATCTACCAATAGTTCTGGAGAAGCCATTGAGGAATTTAAGAGAAATGAGCAATATGGTGCCCGTCCATAAGATAGGTTCAAGTCAGAAAATATAAAAGGGGcactaattaaaataagagaaatgagcAATACTTCAATACAAGCATAAACAAGcttttctttggtattttgaattaattaataagaaaggaaaacaaGGTTGCTCAGCATACAGCTTTGAGGCTAAtcattgtttatttttcaaaactaatcACAATTCTAGCCAGCTGTTGATGcaaagcttttggaataaatattATAAACGCATGTGAGATCTGCAGAACTCACTGTCCATATGTGACCACGCAATGTTGGCGGAAGAACATCATTTATTTCCTCACAATTCTCTTCTACAGCAGCAGCCTCTCTCCGCTTGCCTTCCTTCCAGAGACTCTTCACTAGCAACTCTTTTGTGCCAGCATCAGGGATCAAATTTGAATTCCTCATGTCTTCAAAAACCCTCCACGCAAGAGCAGCTCTCTCACATTTGCAATAAGCTTGGATCAGTACTTTAAACATATAGCCATCTGGCTCCAGACCACTTTGCCTAGCCATTGCAAAGAGTTTCTGCACTGTTTTGATGTCTCCACTTGACGCAAAGTGATGCATTAACCCAGAAAATGTCTGGATATCAGGGCAAATCCCACACAAAATCATCTCTTCAAGCACATCCATGGCATCAGAATTCCTCCTGCACTTGGTCAATGTCCGTAATAGAGATGAATACAAAAGCACCAAATTCAATTTTGATATGGAACTGCAGAGAGTTCTATCTTCACGAAAGACCTTTAGGGCAGCATCGGCTTTCTTTGATATGCCATAGAGATCAATGATTAACCTGATGGTGCTGAAGGGCAATCTCATTCCCTCCCCTCTTATTTTGGAAATGAGTTTATCAACCAATTCAATATGCCCATGGCGTGCTAAAAGGGCCATCATCCTTTGTACTGTGTAAACATCATGAGTAAATCCTGGCTGATAAGAAACCCAACAGAAAAACTCCCAAGCCGTTTCTGCAGACTTGAAATTCCTAAGAATCTTGCAAACCAACCGAGTTGTCCACACCAATTTCGCCTCCTCCAGGGCCGATGCCTCGTTAGAGCTCCAATGATGCAAGGCACTTGCCAAAGCTCTTGGGTCTAACCATGGTTTTAACTGAACCCCATCAACATCATCACCTCCACTACCTTGAGCAACATCATCatccttatcatcatcatcatcatcactagTATCGCCAATAAATCCTATTTTCTTGATTCTCTCATCCGGCAACATTTCTTCAAGAAATTCATCCGTCTCTTGGACAAATCCAGCCTCCTGAATACGTTGCAATGACAAACGCATGGCTGTTCCAGGCAATACTCCATCAACCCGCATTTCGTTGAGCAAAGTCTTGACCTCACCAAACCGCTCAACGCCAATAAACCCTTCCACCAAAACCGAATATTGCTTCAAAGTGCGTTTAATCCTCATCAAGGGCAATTTATTGAAAACCTCCATAGCACAATCCAACTTTCCCGAACTCACAAGGTGCTCTATCATCACCGTATACGTTCTGGAGTTCGGGATTGCACCGCCATCAATCATCCTATAGAAAATCCCCACGGCCTCAGAGTCGTTCTTACCCGTTTGCGCATAGAGGCGCATGACAATGTTGTAAGACTCGGTGCATACACGCTGATTTGACAGCCTATACTCATCCCAAACTCGGAGAACCAAGTCAAGGTCTCCACAGGCAGCGTGCCACTGCATGAGGTTCATAAAGCTGACACGAACATTACGAAACCTGCCAGCATTGATGGCATCGATCAGGGATTTGAGTTCCGCGGTCCGGCGGGACTTGGCCAGGACGGTGGCCAGCGCATGGAGCGTGTTCTGGGTATGCGAAAAATGAGGAATTGTTTCGAGGGTGTCAACCAGGGACAGGGCAGAGTCTGCCGAAGGCGCAGACCGGAGCGCATGAGTCACAACGAAAGAGTCGAGAAGGCGACCGTTTAGGATAGGCGCGAGCGAGCTGGGAGGACCGGAGCGGAGGCCAAGTCGAATGGAATCGATGAGTTTGGCACGGTGGAGGTAATGGGAGACTTTGTTGGGAAATGGGTCGCGGGCATAGCAGCGAGTTTGCTGGGTCACACTGTTGAGTAGGTTCACCTCACGAAAGAGTTGCTTGAAATGCATTGGCACTAGGTAAAGACCATAACAGCTATAGGAATAGATTGTTCCGGGCATGCATTGAAGTTGTTGTAACTGTCAACGATGGTTATTTGCTCCATAGacacaaaacatcaaacatCTGGTCCGCAGTCCACTATCATGCGAGGGAAGAGGGTTACTGCTTACTCGCACTGTCGTGCTCGTACCAATACACCAAGTGCGAGCTTAAGCCCTTAAGCGGCTGTTTGAGCGGTCTATATGTTTGGGCTCTTTACCCACATCCCGGCAACAATTAGCCCAATTGCTCTCCTACAGATTTTGGGCCAAATGGGCAAACAGCATATCCGGGCCCTCCTACTGGATTGAATAATTCGTTGGGCCTTacgattttatatataattttttttttaaccaaaattgcaaaaagtgCCATTTGGGGTGCACTTTTAATAATGACAGtgtaaaaagatgaaaaaactATCCATTTCCAAAATCTTAAGGAGTTGCGTTTTTAAAAAcgtataattttaaatgtcaaattgcaaattttaaaataactatttttaaaattagacaTTTTGAAACTACAAATTCAAATGGGCCTTAGAGCGACATGAAAGGctagattttaaaaactatGTTTGCAGCCTAGGTTGGGGGCATTATACCAAAAACAGCACTTTCTGATCCATTTCATCTTCACTACGGTTTATGTAATGACTACGACATGATGCAATAATCCATAGTACCAATTACCAGGTATTTAGTATACAACAATCTTTAAACCTGTGAAAAGAATgaaatttgattatgattgtAGTTAATGTGGTAAGTAGTTTGTAAATTCACATGGCATTTATTATGTCAGccactaatttaattaaaactgACATGGTAAGTATCACTTAGACTTTTCTATATGAAATAGTTAGTTCTTGAGAAGCTACCTGCCGGTACTCCAGTTGGTGCAATGCACGTGACCTTAGGGCTTAGCTGAGTGAATTTTGAATGGATAGCAGAGTAATGTTAcagacaaaaggaaaatatgtatatatattcattgaTTTATTGTTCCTATATGTAGAAGTATAATGTAGCAGTATCATTATGTGGTAAGGAGACTACAGCAATTGTGAGTAGGAAAGagcatttccattttttttttatattttctcctGAATTCATATGGGCTATGATCCTATTGAACTAAATATGACAGGGAGGCAATGCATTGATCAACATGTGGGAGGGAGGACTAGTAATATCACTCTATAAATCAAACAGGGAAGATTCCTGTCAGTCGAATATGTTCAAGAGTGCTCCTCAGGCCATATTTGAGCACTGCCCGGTTGCCTGTCCTGAATCCATCTCCATAAGCTGACGATGTATCTGACTCGATCTGGTGTATAAAAAAGTCACCAAGTTTCTTCTCAAAGTTGGAACGTTTACCCTTTTTTGATGATGTCAAAGAGGGACCGGCCGAGGAGGAAGCCGGTGATGAAGATGAGGCAACATCATTTGCAGATGGTGACAAGATCTCAGACTCCAACCACATATGAGCTAAGACCTGGCAGATACCTTCTTCAACTTCTGGACGCAGATTGTGATAACCTGTCAAACACCCTTTTAGTAGATCTAAAATGCAAACATTGTCAATAGTAGCATGGTAAGAGGTCAGACAAGCACCTTTAAGCCTGAGCCACGCATGCATCATCTCGTGAGCCAGGATTGACCCAGTCAGCAACCTATATGTATAGAAAGCCTTTGGTCATACACAAAATTCTTAAGCAAGTCTCATGATTTAGAATAATACAAGTGTTTAGGGTGCgaataagagaaaaaagtacCTGGGAAGGCCATACAAAACCAGAATTGCTGTTACTTCACATCGACGGATGAGCTTACGAGGCTCAGTTACCATGTCTATGATCCGGTAGCCAGCACCAATCTTGGGCCTCCTTAAGATCTGGTAATTTAGTTGAAATAATTTCAGTCTGATACAGTATACAGATATCTTTACAAGAAAAATGGATTGTTAGATATGCTAGGATAGAAGTTCTTACAGTGGTGACAGTCTGTTCTTCTGACAAGCAAAGTCCTCTGGTCTCGGGCAAGTGATGATGACCCTACCACGTcaaaaagtaaataaacaaattaactaAAATCAAGATTAAcataaagttaaaagaaaagaaaatgcatatCTGAAGCATGAAAACGTTAACGCATCAGTCTTTACGTTCTTTTCTCCCTCGATCGCCTCATTTAGTGCTTGTCTCTCAACCAAGAGCATTGGAATTTGCTGCTCCACTTTCATAATTAAACCTTCATAATATTCTTGTATTTCAAGGTAAAGGGGTTGGCATTCATGAGTATCCATAATTGCTGAGTCTAGACACTCTAGACATAGCTTCCGGCCATCATCAAGTAACAGATATTTTGTGTCCCTCGGCTGCATGGATTATAAGATTTTGCATTATGAAGGATATAGTGAAAACAGAAACTCATAGGTGTCTCTGAAGGATGTTTTAGTAGTGGTTTCTTATATCCTTTCTTGTTCCGTTAAGGTTTTGTTGTTTCCAAAGAAAGGAGGGATTTTGTTTTGCATAACTCACCTCCATTCTTTCACAGCTACAACACCGAGGAGTCCTGTCACGTTCATGTGAGGGGCAGTACTTTTGCTGCCAGAAAGGATGTGCCCTATACTCAATTAAACCTGCTGAATTTGTTGGGATCTGTAGAAAAGAAccaaaattatgttaaaaaaattcaaggtcACCAAATATCTAGTGTGATACCAGCTAGAAAGAATCATTTTAACTGGTCCCTAAAAATTAGTCTTCTGTGAAGATTTTCTTTCAAAGCACCTTCAGACAATTTAGCATATCCAGAAAGTAGGTCTGCTAATTTTCGTATTTAAACAGACTTGACCACACCAGCAAGAACAACATCCCCATTGCTATCAGAATATCAAGCTAATAGCAATAAGGCACCATTCAGAGTATTCAcctgtttatttgtttgtgaaattattttaattttcgcATGAATCTGAGATAATTGACATGTTGAGTATACATGTGTTGGTATAAAAAGATTGAGCctcaaattgaaaatctattGCGAGTGTGAGCGGTTGATATAATATAGTTGGGTCAAAATTCCTAAGCTTAAGCTTATGAGTTGAGTGATATCACAACATGTTGTATTATGATCTCATTGAAAGACTCCCCAATGTGTCAATCTTCCAAATACTTGTTGCGTGACTTGATTGATCAAGTCAGTGCGCTCCAATAGTTTTGAAAGAAATGTCAATTGTGTTTGGTTTACTTCTCCCACACGGCTTATAACTTTCACCCAGAAGACTTTCCTCAAATATATAAATACCATATTCAGCCTATCATAATGTAAGAGACAACGTTGAGAAACAGCCTCTAGCCACACTCAAAAGTGTTTTCCTTATTTGTCTAGACTGTGTGAGTGACACAGTAGTAgtgagagaaatagagaaatatttatattttgtttgaaattctCGTGTGAGAGTGAGATATTGGTGTATTGAGGCTTTGG
It contains:
- the LOC132187476 gene encoding lysM domain receptor-like kinase 4 — translated: MGFLCVTWVFMILLFSSCSWTMAQQPYVGKTTTDCGNYMDNSTSSLGYFYNGLNQSCQAYLTFRSQPPYNTVPAISAFLASDAYQLSQINSVNDTATFETNRLVLVPVNCSRSGEYYQTNTTYVVQTDDTYFKIANDTFQALSTCQALQKQNIYPATSLAAGVGITVPLRCACPTKNQTDLDVNYLLSYIVSEGESVSSISDRFGASTEKTLEANQLSQETIINFFTTLLVPLQVPPSSSQTIAPPPPPPASPPPPPPTSSSDKSSSKTWVYVLVGVLGGIALVLASGAILFYAFFRRSKKKSDSSTVSDHFEPREKPPDKKVEEEAKDFLQSISSICLSLKVYSFRELQHATDGFNPSSLIKGSVYRGTINGDLAAIKKMNGDVSKEINLLNTINHSNIICLSGVCFNDGHWYLVYEYAANGPLSDWIFNSNSDGRLLSWTQRVQILLDVAAGLNYLHGFTAPPHVHKDIKSSNILLESDFRAKIANFGLARSAEGQEGEFALTKHIIGTRGYMAPEYLENGFVSTKLDVYAFGVLMLETVTGKEVALYEEENMQLSDALNAVLGEDDGQESLRHFIDPSLQRNYPLELALFMVRLIDSCLTKNPTGRPDMDEITQSLSRILNTSLTWESSKNISM
- the LOC132187006 gene encoding pentatricopeptide repeat-containing protein At5g66631, which gives rise to MPGTIYSYSCYGLYLVPMHFKQLFREVNLLNSVTQQTRCYARDPFPNKVSHYLHRAKLIDSIRLGLRSGPPSSLAPILNGRLLDSFVVTHALRSAPSADSALSLVDTLETIPHFSHTQNTLHALATVLAKSRRTAELKSLIDAINAGRFRNVRVSFMNLMQWHAACGDLDLVLRVWDEYRLSNQRVCTESYNIVMRLYAQTGKNDSEAVGIFYRMIDGGAIPNSRTYTVMIEHLVSSGKLDCAMEVFNKLPLMRIKRTLKQYSVLVEGFIGVERFGEVKTLLNEMRVDGVLPGTAMRLSLQRIQEAGFVQETDEFLEEMLPDERIKKIGFIGDTSDDDDDDKDDDVAQGSGGDDVDGVQLKPWLDPRALASALHHWSSNEASALEEAKLVWTTRLVCKILRNFKSAETAWEFFCWVSYQPGFTHDVYTVQRMMALLARHGHIELVDKLISKIRGEGMRLPFSTIRLIIDLYGISKKADAALKVFREDRTLCSSISKLNLVLLYSSLLRTLTKCRRNSDAMDVLEEMILCGICPDIQTFSGLMHHFASSGDIKTVQKLFAMARQSGLEPDGYMFKVLIQAYCKCERAALAWRVFEDMRNSNLIPDAGTKELLVKSLWKEGKRREAAAVEENCEEINDVLPPTLRGHIWTVSSADLTCVYNIYSKSFASTAG
- the LOC132186698 gene encoding protein DA1-related 1-like — translated: MGWLTKILKGSSHRGQYHGRYGEERIWDEARNSVDELTDIEREQLDYVIAMSLAEEDLKGKKVIGDEPQSDEDEHLARAQSDEDEHLTRAHSEEDEHLTRAHSEEDEHLTRAHSKEDEHLTNAHSEEDENLTKAQLEEDEQIAMAIQESLNVGSPSPPRYDSGNIFQPYPFFFPSGHRICAGCNTEIGHGRYLSCMGGVWHPECFRCHVCNLPITDHEYSMSGDHPYHKSCYKEQHHPRCDVCKNFIPTNSAGLIEYRAHPFWQQKYCPSHERDRTPRCCSCERMEPRDTKYLLLDDGRKLCLECLDSAIMDTHECQPLYLEIQEYYEGLIMKVEQQIPMLLVERQALNEAIEGEKNGHHHLPETRGLCLSEEQTVTTILRRPKIGAGYRIIDMVTEPRKLIRRCEVTAILVLYGLPRLLTGSILAHEMMHAWLRLKGYHNLRPEVEEGICQVLAHMWLESEILSPSANDVASSSSPASSSAGPSLTSSKKGKRSNFEKKLGDFFIHQIESDTSSAYGDGFRTGNRAVLKYGLRSTLEHIRLTGIFPV